The sequence aattgaagttgaaaagggtaagaagtgtgttgcattatttcgatatcaactgaattggaaattttcataccttatttgtctccatgtttttgatctcaatcggaaatttatgattagatttgaattaaagatgttatgcataatgtcttatgcataacatcagttttgtttagatgcataaaacattatgcattattttgttttagctgcataatgtcttatgcattactttttcacttttctggttatgcatcagttttgtttagatgcataagacattatgcattattttgttttagctgcataatgtcctatgcattactttttcacttttctggttatgcatcagttttgtttagatgcataaaacattatgcattattttgttttagctgcataatgtcttatgcattactttttcacttttctggttatgcatcagttttgtttaaatgcataagacattatgcattattttgttttagctgcataatgtcttatgcattacttttctcactttttctggttatgcatcagtttttttagatgcataagacattatgcattattttgttttagctgcatattgtcttatgcactacttttttcacttttctggttatgcatcagttttttttagatgcataagacattatgcattatttttttttagctgcataatgtcttatgcattacttttctcacttttctggttatgcatcagtttttttttagatgcataagacattatgcattattttgttttagctgcatattgtcttatgcattacttttttcacttttctgatttatggatttttatgcacgtgcataatgtcttctgcatcattttggttagtgcataagacattatgccattattatttctgcataaaacattatgcattatttttgttttagctgcataatgttttatgcattactttttcatttttctggttatgcatcagttttttttagatgcataagacattatgcattatttcgttttagctgcataatgtcttatgcattactttttttcacttttctggttatgcatcagttttttttagatgcataagacattatgcattatattgttttagctgcataatgtcttatgcattacttttctcactttttctggttatgcatcagtttttttagatgcgtaagacattatgcattattttattttagctgcatattgtcttatgcattactttcttcacttttctgatttatggatttttatgcacgtgcataatgtcttctgcatcattttgtttagtgcataagacaatataagggaaaatttagctgcataactttttttctgtttcttctacttgattttttcttcttcgtctgtttcatccatttttgttgaaatgtattctagggtttagtcaaaaatgatttacttctttgaatcatcgattttaaatgatttatttctttaaatgatggagaaaaaatctttgcagatccgttacagagaCTAATGGAGGAATATGGAAAGAAACCGGCGGAGAAGAAAAAAGttatgcccaaaaacgatgaagggtaatagagtctttcagtacgttttaaatatttttaaataattatgggtgcgactgtatcagaaattaattgtgggtATGGCggtaagaatattttttttgggcctaCGCCTAAGTTCCCCTTAATTAAATATATCAGACAAGACCAGACCAGGTCCTGCAGGCCCATGACGGGTCAAATTTTCCGAACACCACCATACTATAGGCTTCAGGTATGTTCTTACAACCCTAACGAGGGTTCAAGGAAAATGACCATTATATAATTTGATATTTGATATTTTTCTAAAAAATAGTGTCTTAGATTTCAAAAAGGTAATACCTACAAGAGATAGCAGCTAGAAAAATTATGTGATAGTGTTCCTATTAGGGGGAGATGGGGGCATACGCCCGCTTGCCAACTGGTTTTAAGTGTCCATTTTTACTACATCCCCATAAACTTGCTCTTTCATGTGTTCTATTTTTTTGGTTTCAAACTTGCTCTTTTGTTCAACCTCCCATTaaaagtggatggaaaatcataAAATTCTTCAAGCTCCTCCATTACAATCGTACTAAATTGTATGTTGAAGAGGGCCCTCAACTGGCCCTATCATTTGATCTGAGTCTTCGATCTTCCTCTTTTTCAACCACATTTATTGTCATGACAGCACCAGTACACTTGACCCTGCTGAATTAAAGGGGATTACCACCGTCGGACCCCTTACATTAAACCATACCGAGCCAGCGGGACCACGAAATAAGTGACGAAGACTGGCGGCAAAAAAGAATGGGACCAAGAAATTCAGAGCAAGTAGTACGAGTTACCCAACGGGATACGTTGTCGACTCACATTTGAGCCTGTGTTGTGGACTAGTAAAACCCTTGAGGTTGCATAGTCAGTCATTCACGTAAAAGAAAAATGATGTTTATGGATATCCATCAAAGACTAGTAGTATGCGGTTTCGTATAAGGGAGATGCACggggtaatatcttatcttaaatTCAAATAATATACGCAACAGACAGGATGAGTAGTAGAATTCAAACAACGTGCTTAGAACGCAAAATCAAAGTCTTTTTCTAAGACTTTTATCTTCATATACAAACATAGGCCAGCAGCCACATACGTGCATGCCCTAGCCTTATATATAATCCGGTGTTTATCCCCCTAATATCTTAAATCAAAATAGTCCATTTCAATGGCTAACACAATGATTAATTCAAtcctgttctttttctttttctcatctACCACCATGTTTGCTTCAACTTCTGCTGCTGATATAAAAGGTGGTTACTGGCCTTCATGGTTACAAAACACACTTCCTCCATCAGCTATACCTGCCTCTTATTACACTCATGTATTCTACGCTTTCGCCGGAATCAGTTCATCAAAGTACCAGCTAGTTGTAAAACCAGAAGACGAACAATGGATGCCGATTTTCACTACGTCTCTTCATTCGAAAACTCCAAGTgtaatcactatgttatccattggAGGAGGAGATTCAAGCAATCGTGCTGATTTCGCTGCCATGGCTAGTAGTCCTTCTAACCGTGCAAATTTCATCTCTTCCACAATTCAAGTGGCTCGTAGATATAATTTCGATGGACTTGACCTTGACTGGGAATACCCATTAACTCAAGCAGCCATGGTCAATCTAGGAACTCTCCTCACAGAATGGCGTGCAGCAATTAATGAAGAAGCTGGTCGAACAGGAAAGCCAAGACTTCTTCTAACTGCCGCTGTTTACTTCACGCCGAGCGCTTATATTCTATCAAGCGAGCTCACAACCTACCCGGCGCAAGCAGTACGCGACTCCCTCGACTTTGTCAACTTAATGTGTTATGATTATCGTGGAGACTGGGATACATCTAAGACTGGTGCACATGCTTTGCTTTATGACCCTTCAAGTCAAATTAGTACTAGTGCTGGAATTCAGGCATGGATAAACGCCGGTTTGCCGGCAAACAAATTAATTATGGGATTACCAATGTACGGGCGAACATGGAAGTTGAGGGATGCAAATGTGAATGGAATTGGTGCACCTGCAGTCGGGGTTGGTCCAGGAGGAGGAGTTCTAACTTATGCAGATGTGGTAGATTTTAACGGAGTTAGTGGGACTCAAGTGGTGTATGATGCAAGGACAGTATCTATGTATTCTTACCGTGGAACTGATTGGGTTGGATATGATAGTCCTACCACTATTGATGTAAAGGTTAAATATGCTCGAGATAATAGACTCGGTGGGTATTTCTTCTGGCGAATTGGCCAAGAAAAGAATTGGGAACTCACCACCCAAGGTAAGAAACACATTTGACACTTACAAAAACCTTATCTTGATATCCCCATTATCTGTGGTTTGAAGTATTTGTAGATGTGTGATTCTGTCAACTAAtctattttgattttggtttcttGCAGCTTTAAGGTCATGGGCGAGGTAGACATAATCCACAGGCACATGCAGGACATACAATACCGTCATCAGGCTTGCACATCTACATAAAATAAGCAAATTATTGCGCTTAGCTACTTCATCGCCATTGTTTATGGCATATATGTATGTATTGTAATCTCATTACCAAATGTATTTACTGAATAATAGTGCAAGCaatgaaagaaaataaggaatctCGAGTAATATGTTGGACTGGAGAACTAATAATATTAATGGGATAACCACCATCGGTCTTCCTTCCATTTCAACCACAAAACAGTCGAACATATAAATTTATTATGTCACTACAGCACCAGTACGTAGTAGTTAGGCCCTGCGGTAGCTGAACTAATGGGATAACCACCATCGGACCCTTAACGGGACAACAAAGAAAGTGACGTTGACGAAGAATAGCAGTGGCAAAAGACGAAGGGACCGAGTCAGGGCTAGTCGGACAAGTGACCCAATGGGATACGTGGTCGACTAGTAAAAAGATTAAACATGTGTCTAGGACGAGTAAACCAATTGCGGATGCGTTGTCAGTCATTCATGCAAAAGGAAAATGATGTTTATGTCTTCATCCAAGACTATGCAATTTCCTTACGGAAATGCTAGCACCTTATTTCAAACGTTGGTTGTAGAATTCAAATATCATTCGCAAATAATACCCATATAATATACTCAACGGATAGGATGAGTAGTAGAATTCAGACAATGTAGATAGAAAACTGCAAAGTGATCCATTTAGCCGGTAAAGTTGCTAATATTACATGTACCGGGTGAAAGATTTGTAgagatgaatatatatatatatatatatatggaaaataaaaaactTCAACTGCTCCATCAGAGGCCTGCTGAGTCGAAATTTAAACGGAAattggatcatttgtccaaatattcttAACACCAGTGGCGGAACCAAGATTCAAGACTGGGGTGGCTTGGGAAAAAAAATATTCGCACACTCGTAAAAGGAAAAAATTTGTGATGCAAAAAAAAATACCTATTCCTAGTTCCTAAGGTAGAGTAGGAGATGAAGGGTGTGACTTCATTGTCGATAGGCAGGGAACAATGATGGGACTGGTTATTTAGAGTAAACAATTCAGATCAACAAGACAACTTTAGTAATcctgcaaacacaaacaaggaaaTACATGTACAAAATCCTACACAGCACATCGTACATCCCCTGCGCATAGCCGTCCAGTTGGTTAAAAACTTCAACTGAAGCATCTTTGTCCTCCAAGATATCCAAAAATCTGGTCATTTGAGCATAACATAATACAATAGGAAATAAAATTGAGTTAAATTTAACAAAGAATGATTGTTGGAACTGAAATGGCAcaaataaaaaaacaattatataccTGAAAACATGAGTTCTCTCGATGAATCAATGTAGTGTTAAAGATTAACCCGCAAATGTGTATTCATAACTGACTGCAAGGGTATTGATTTAGTCATTCAGGCAAAAGACTCCGCTATGATGTTTCTTTGCATGCCCTGTAACGAATATACTGAAACAGTCTCTCAAGTCTCAACAACGTTTCCTCCATTGGCGGATGTATGCatttcttctctctcttttttcagcAGTGATTTACTATCCTCGTGTTGTTTCGGTTGCTCTCTTGGCTTACGGCATGAAGCATGGATAATTCATTAATTTGTACCTTTTGTGCCAAAGTTGTGCTAAGAAAATGAATTACAGAGAGAAAGGTGAAAACCGCCGATCATAAAAAAGGGGAAGGGATGAACACCCAGTTATGTAGCAAAAAATGTGAATGAGGCAATATAAAGCTCGAAAATGTAATCATtccaatttttttataaaaataaacggTAGCAAATACACATTCCTGAAATTCCAACCAAAACCCAACCCCCCTAAAATACCAAACAACTGAATCAAACTTAAGCATCCAATTTCAGAAAGAACAATAACTCTTCAACACTCTGTTGTGCACGCTCCTTTGATACATACAAAGTCTTTTCAAAAATTCGTAGTTAAATAACATCAAAGATTAAACCTAAAActttttaagaattttttttttttttaattatacgA comes from Papaver somniferum cultivar HN1 chromosome 7, ASM357369v1, whole genome shotgun sequence and encodes:
- the LOC113294918 gene encoding class V chitinase-like, translating into MANTMINSILFFFFFSSTTMFASTSAADIKGGYWPSWLQNTLPPSAIPASYYTHVFYAFAGISSSKYQLVVKPEDEQWMPIFTTSLHSKTPSVITMLSIGGGDSSNRADFAAMASSPSNRANFISSTIQVARRYNFDGLDLDWEYPLTQAAMVNLGTLLTEWRAAINEEAGRTGKPRLLLTAAVYFTPSAYILSSELTTYPAQAVRDSLDFVNLMCYDYRGDWDTSKTGAHALLYDPSSQISTSAGIQAWINAGLPANKLIMGLPMYGRTWKLRDANVNGIGAPAVGVGPGGGVLTYADVVDFNGVSGTQVVYDARTVSMYSYRGTDWVGYDSPTTIDVKVKYARDNRLGGYFFWRIGQEKNWELTTQALRSWAR